Genomic segment of Paenibacillaceae bacterium GAS479:
TCCCGCTCCACGGATTGTCCTTGAGAAAGTTGCATCAAAAAGCGACTTAGCTCCTCATTCAACATACGACGCTGCTCTTCATCCAGACCGCTTGCCAGCAACGTCCCAAACACAACTCCTGCTCCGAACAATATCGTCAAAAAAAGGAGCAGCAGCCGCTCCTCCTTGAATTTCTCTCCCGCCGCTGCGAGCATATTTGCCCCTCCCTGCCTAAAGCCAGTCCCGTCACGGTAAAGCTTATGCTCGTACAGAGCATCGTATGACGGTCATCAGCAGCAGGCATGGCAAATAAGTAGTATGTAGCCGCTCACAGCGACACGCTAAGGCATTTAGCCGAAAGCTCACCCACGCAAACCAATCATGCCCGTATGCTGCGATAATCTCCACAAATAAACGGCCATTAGCGTCTTGGCATCGCCGATAATGCCCCGCTCGATATAATCCTGCGCCTGTTCCATCGTTAGCGCCTCTACATGCAGCTCTTCGTCCTCATCCGGCTGGCTGTCGCCCTGAACGAGCCCTTCTGCAACGTATAGATACACCTTCTCATCCGCGAAGCCCGGCGATGTATAAAAAGCATCCACCAAACGCATAGACGAGGCTGAGACGCCTGTCTCCTCCTTCAGCTCACGCGCCGCACAGACCGCCGGATCCTCACCTGGATCAAGCTTTCCTGCCGGAATTTCCACCTGATATTTTTCCATTGGTTTGCGATATTGGCCAACGGTCAGCAGTTTACCATCCATGATGGCAATGACCGCCGCAGCGCCGGGATGCCGAATGATTTCTCTTGTCGATGTAGCGCCACTCGGCAGCTGCACCTGATGCACCTGCAGCGTAATAATACGCCCTTCAAACTTTGTTTCGCTGGAAAGCGTAATTTCTGGACCGGGCAGACCGCCCGTTTGCTGGGAATCACTCATCTGCTTATCCTCCTTGAGCATAACTTGTCCTACTTCCGCATAACGTTGAGTTAATTAGATGCGGGGGGCGGAATGGATAATGAAAATGTACTTGGGCGAAAAAGAACTGCGGCTTGTCGGTAAAGCATGGGAAATCCGCCATACATTGCGTAAGCTAAGCCGAGAAACGGAGGAGCAGCGCATGCTCGCTTCCGAATCAGGTGCCAAATCCAGCAACAACCGTCATGCCGGTTCCGGTGCTTCCGGCAAGCTGAAAACCTATTTGGAGCGGCGCTGAGCCGCGGTAGTGCCGATAATCGCCGTAACCAGTTCCGCTGTGAGAACCAGATCATCCGCTTTAATCTGCTCTTTGGTCGTATGGATATGCTCGTAGCCGATACCCAGATTGACAGTCGGCACACCAAGACCGTTGAACACATTGGCATCGCTGCCTCCGCCCGACTGGAACGTTCGCGGCGTTAAACCTAACGAGTGGATCGCATCGGCAACCGTTTGAACGACAGGTGCATCGGGTGCAAAATTGTAGGACGGATAGATGAGCTCATCCTCCAGCTTCGCCGTCGCGCCGAACTCCGCTGCCGTTTTCTCAACCGCTTCCCTCATCGCTTGAATTTGGCGCTCCAGCTTGGCTTTGTCAAGACTTCTAGCCTCGGCCAGCAGCTTGACGTATTCACAAACGACATTAGTTGCTCCGCCGCCTTCAAAACGTCCAATATTCGCTGTCGTTTCACGGTCAATCCGTCCAAGCGGCATGCGCGAGATGGCCTTGGACGCTACCTGGATGGCGCTGATACCATCTTCCGGGTTGACGCCAGCATGAGCGGAGCGGCCCGTCACATGGATTTGGATTCTGGACTGTGACGGCGCAGCAGTCGCGATGGAACCAACTTCGCCATTAGAATCAAGGGCGTAGCCGAATTCCGCACGCAGCTTGGAGCGGTCCAGCGCCCGGGCTCCGGCCAAGCCGGATTCTTCTCCTACTGTAATAACAAATTGAACCTCGCCATGCTCGGCTCCGGTTTCTTTCAGCACGCGAATTGCCTCCAGCATTGCTGCGAGGCCAGCTTTGTCGTCGCTGCCGAGAATCGTCGTGCCGTCGCTACGGAGATAGCCGTCCTCATCGAGGCGCGGGTTAATGCCTTTTCCCGGGCTAACCGTATCCATATGAGAGGTGAAAAAAACGACCGGAGCGTCCCCCTTCCCGGTGGCTTCCAACGTAACAAACAAATTGTTTGCTCCATGTCCTGTAATTGCCGCAGCATCATCCTCTTCCAGCTTCAATCCGAGCCCCGAGAATTTGGCTTTCAGCAGCTCACTGATTGCACTCTCATACCCCGTCTCACTGTCCACTTGGACAAGCTCCAAGAATTCTTCAATCAGCCTGTTGCGATTAATCATTGCTTTCCCATCCTTTCAAATAAACTGAATTTCAACTGTTGACGCCTCAAAATCATGTTAAGCTTCACCATGCTAATCCTTGGCTTTTCACAGTGAAATTCGTTACAATAGAGCGTATATGGGTTGTCCCACGCCCTCCGGAGCGGAAGACGATCTCGGAAGGAGAAGATCAAGTTGAACCAAGGACGCTTAATCAAAATCGTCGTATACGTAGTGCTGATCACCCTCCTGGTGACCACCATCTTATCCAGCATCGGCTTGTTGCTTTAAGCAAGAACGGGACTGCTCGCACGTCAGCGCGAGGGTCCCGTTTTTCGTTGTAACCTGGTGTTGTTTCAACCCGGAGAGAAGTCGAAGCGCTTCATGAAATGAGGCAGGATTTCTCGCGCAGCCCGCTCCAGATC
This window contains:
- a CDS encoding ADP-ribose pyrophosphatase, encoding MLKEDKQMSDSQQTGGLPGPEITLSSETKFEGRIITLQVHQVQLPSGATSTREIIRHPGAAAVIAIMDGKLLTVGQYRKPMEKYQVEIPAGKLDPGEDPAVCAARELKEETGVSASSMRLVDAFYTSPGFADEKVYLYVAEGLVQGDSQPDEDEELHVEALTMEQAQDYIERGIIGDAKTLMAVYLWRLSQHTGMIGLRG
- a CDS encoding tripeptide aminopeptidase; translation: MINRNRLIEEFLELVQVDSETGYESAISELLKAKFSGLGLKLEEDDAAAITGHGANNLFVTLEATGKGDAPVVFFTSHMDTVSPGKGINPRLDEDGYLRSDGTTILGSDDKAGLAAMLEAIRVLKETGAEHGEVQFVITVGEESGLAGARALDRSKLRAEFGYALDSNGEVGSIATAAPSQSRIQIHVTGRSAHAGVNPEDGISAIQVASKAISRMPLGRIDRETTANIGRFEGGGATNVVCEYVKLLAEARSLDKAKLERQIQAMREAVEKTAAEFGATAKLEDELIYPSYNFAPDAPVVQTVADAIHSLGLTPRTFQSGGGSDANVFNGLGVPTVNLGIGYEHIHTTKEQIKADDLVLTAELVTAIIGTTAAQRRSK